CtcgccccctgccatgggcagggccaccttccactgtcccaggctgctcccagccccatccagcctggcctgggacacttccaggggcagccccagcttctctgggcacctgtgccggGGCCAAATATGGTTTTCCTGAATTTAGTGGTAGTGTTGAGGACACCTGAGTTTAATTGGTGTTTTAAGATGAGATCATCTTTCATCCTTTTGGTTTGGAGAATTAGGTTGGGTACAATACGTGGAGAAACAGTGATTTCAAGTGTCCTGTTGTGTCCCCAAAGTGCTGTAGGAGCTGTGTCCAGCCTGGGggcctttgctgtgctgtgtctccCCTGTGCCCTCACTTTCAGCTGTGGCCAGGAGTTATTCCCCTGTAATGTGCTGGAAGTGTGGGTCTGTTCATGTCACAGCTACTGGGACTTACCTACATAATTCTTCATAACTTCTGGGTAGTCCCCTCTGTAAATGGGGTTTGCAAACCATCCCAGGTGGAACTGGATGTACCtctcagcagcatctctgtctGTCTGGCTGTGTGGGTCAACAGGTTCGCCCCAGCCACTCGTTAGGGAAATTCCAACCATCCCTTAAAACAAAGGGACAGTTCTGCAGTTCTTGAAGCCCTcaacagaaacagcagcacaatcacagaatgaatCCTCATTacctctctgctccctgcgCCAGGTGCTGTTGTAGGAGTGCCAAACCTTGGCATGAGTCTGTAAAAAATGTTACAATAAAAGAAATCCTGTGCATATTTTCATCCCTTATGGCATGGAAAGCTGGTGAGCACTTTTTGCactgagctcagcctgaaaaTACCAGACTTTCTTTTGTGTTTATTACAGAAACTTTGATTTCATGTAAGACATCACAAAAGCCTTTATGCAAGATTCCTTCCCTAAATTCCAGGACGTGCACATGGAGCTGACACACAGCCCTCGGGATAGGGCTCTGTCCCGTGGCTCTGCTCTTTGGATGTCTTTCCCTAATTTATTCAGGCAGATGAAAGTTCATTTTTACCAGAGACTTCCTGAAGTCACTTGCAACATTCAGGTTCATCTCAACAGGCCAGGATGTTTGTTTCTAGACTAAcctggatgttttctttttcaaccAGCTTGAAACAAACTAGAAGACACATTTATAATATAAGGAAATTCAAATTGTTGCAAGTGTTAAATCAAGAGCCAAGCATTGGTTAGTGCCTTGGATTCTGCACTGGGGGTTTAAAGCCAGATGATAACTTCAGTGTGCTACTTAGAAATTACAGGGCTGTGAAAGTACATTTCAGTTTAAGGAGTGAAATCTGATAAAAATCCTGAACTGACACATAATTTCAGGCACAATTTCAGGAGGTTTTTACTTTAATGATGTGATGAGCAGCCTTGTAGGCACCACAGGCACCGAGCTTCAGTCCTGGCGCGTGTTCTCCTGTTTCATAGCCCTTTTCAGCCACTGCCTGCAAACACAGAGGCACAGTCAgtcctgctgggctccagagCCAGGGGATGTGCTCCTGGATCCTCTGcctcctgtgctcccctgctgggctggccctCTGCAGtcccctcttcccttccttgGCTCCCATTTCCTGCCTGcttggtgcccagctgtggcactgggagcagggtgTTGGTGAGGAGGGTTACAGGGGTGAGCTGAGGAATGGGGAGGGTAAATGACAACTGCCTTTCAATTCCTAATTTATAATTTCAGTCTCTCCAGCTGAGGAGTTTTCAAAATTTTCCTGGAATTTCATGTCTTAAAACTGCCCTTGTGCAAAATCTGCCTGCTGAGATCTTTGGCCACAAAGATTCGTGGTTTAAAtgtttccccttccctctccattttttcccctactcTCCTCTAGTGTCACTTGCACAGAACTTTAGGAACAGAACAGTGCAGTGGGAGAGTTTGGAAGGAAAGCATTGATGACTTACCCAAGGATTGCTGAATGTAATCCAGTGTTTCACACGGTCACCAAACTTCTCAAAACACAGATTTGCataatcattaaaataattaatcatgCTTATGTTCTGCCAGCCACCATACTTTTCTTGGAGAACCTTTGGAAGTAAGAATTTCAAGATTCAATAATTGTACTTGAAGGTCAGTTGCTGCTTAAAAAgacttttatttctatttaattctgtttctatttctagcttagaaagagatttttcaaaacTTTAATGTACATAAAAtccaaatgaaaaggaaatatttacaaattCTTAAAGACATGCAGGcttctctaatttttttaagtactcTTAGTTCTTAACCTTAGGAAATTATTTCTAACAGAAGGCTTTATTTGAGGTTTTTCACTAATTTAAATATTGTCTGACCTGTGGCAGATCCCAGTGGTAGAGGCTCACAATAGGGGTGATGTTGTTTTCCAGAAGACTGTTAATTGTGTCATTGTAGAACTGTATTCCCTTCTCATTCAGTTGCTCAGCTGATGAAAAGCACAGACAAGGAATTACTTGCATTGGTTCCCAAATAACTGGAAGAACACAGATCTAAAAATATTAACCAAGAAATTTTCCATTACAGTGTTGGGAATTCTGTAATGGTAAAATGCAGACAAACAGGAATCTGTAACAGGAATGTTGAACAACTGTGGGTTTCTCAGGAGTAAAATTCCTTACAGATAATATTGGGGAAAATGTGGTGAAATTGTGCCTACCTTTGATGCCTGTGGGCATAATCCTTGGCCATGAGATAGACAAGAGGTAGTGATTCACCTTAAGCTCCTTCAGTAACTGAATGTCATCCTGTGAGAAGAAAGTCTAATTAACACATGCTGAGGCCAAGCAGAATAACTTCAGTTCTTAACTAGTTCTGAATGCAGAATATCTATGGAAGATTTGCACAAAAGTGGATTCAgtctggtttttttctgatctttGAGGTGATGACTCGTTCTAGTTGAAGTCTTTCTCTTGAACCACTTTCTTTTTGACAGGCCAAAGAAGTCCTGTAATGTTTTGTGCAACTGTGGAGACTGAATGTTTGCACTACAGAAAAATGAGGTGAGGTTTTGCAATACAATTATATTTATGTCAGAATTTGTATTAGAAAATAATAGAGGCCTGTAAATCTCAACTTCAAACATTTCAGCTCAGGCTCAAAAACATAATTACTTGGACTTTCCTTCACTGCCTTATACTGGAAGAGAAAACCCCCTAAATCCCATATGAATATATGTTCTTTTTGCTAAGAAATTGTACATCTTCAGTGttcaatgaaattaaaaattggtGGTATTTGTGCAATGCAAAGAGAATTCTGATTATAAAAACAAAGATTGCTCTGATATAAAGAGGACCAGGTAAGTGGACAAATACAAGCAAGTTTTAGAAAGTATTTCTAAATCCAAATGATCTCTGTGTCAATCTCTTCTGGTGCCACACCCCAGGGAGGCTCagagccccagcttctctgagaTACTTTTTAAGCTGTTCTTTCAAACTTCTGCTTCTGCCTTTCCCACTTTAGGAGAGTAAGGCATAATTAGTTTCTTGTCTCTTAGTTCTTGCTGAGACCTCTGCTTCTCCCTTGAACTTCATCTGCATGGAGAAACCTCAGTGGAATATAACTTTTATTAAATTAGTTGCAATTCCAATTATGTAACCTTCTCACAGTCATTTGGATTCCCTTTGCTGTGTATCTGTCTTTCCTCCAGCACAGTAATTTCAAAATTGGTTTTGATGGTATTAGCCTTGGAAACATGTTGTGAACAGAGCTGCATTGATGATTTGTTTGTTATCCTTTCAAAAAATGGGCAACATCCAGACTGAATTTTAAAGCCTCTGAAAAATACATGGCAAACTTCGTAGATGCACACAcatgtgatggtgttcacaggggtcttgggatgagggaagagacaagaatgttgactccatgtttcagaaggcttgatttattattttatgttatatattatatgaaaactgtactaaaagaatagaaaagaggatttcatcagaaggctggctaagaatagaaaaggaatgatcacaaaggcttgtgactgaccgagacagtctgagccagctggactgtgattggccattaattagaaacaaccacatgagcccaatcacagatccacctgttgcattccacagcagcagataaccattggttacattttgttcctgaggcctctcagcttctcaggagaaaaaatcctaaggaaaggatttttcagaaaatatcacgcctacacacacaaaaagttaattttatttaaagctcAAATCCGTTTATTGTATTTCTAACTAAGCATTTGGACTTCCTACAACATATAGGATATTTTTGGCACAAAAATTCTGAAAAGCTGACATGTATTTTGAAAACACTGTGGGATGATTGGTTCTATGAGATTATAAAGGAAGAAGATTTTACCGAACTGATAAAAAATATCAACACCTGGATTCCTAAGCTGAATAACCTTTAGAGCAGCTAAAGCTTTCCTTCAAAATGGGACCCCAGGAGCAAGGAGTGGCCCCAGGCCATTTGCAGAGGTGCAGAGGTTCCTCCTGAGCCATACCTTGACTCTGTAGTAGCCATCGCAGGCGGAGTCTCCCGTCTCGTTCCTGAGCAccttccctctgctgtgggTGAAGGCATCCCAGATGCTCGGCCCTTTGCCATCCTGGTCCCAGGCCCCCTCGGTCTGGTAGGCAGAGCTCCCCACACCCCACAAGAAACCTGGAGGTAAAAACAGGGAGTTATTGGAACAGCTTCCTGCTGATTGGTCTTGGTGCTAAATGCTCATAGGAGAAAGGAACTGGAAGTGAAAGGGAGCACTCCTGGAGAGGCTGAGGTTTTCTACATTTCAAAATGTGTCTGTGCCTAAATAGGTCTGAAAATGGGGAATAAATGAAGGTGTCCTGTTCTGATGCAttcaaaaagaaatggaatcctttcatttattaaacctgtaaaatctgtattttacagTGATGGGGTAGGGTATTGGTAGCATAGAAATGTCTTACTGTAAAAAACAAATTAGGGTTCCACATAATTTCTCCCTGCTGGTTTTCATGGTAGTTTTAGCAACTACAGGTTTAGATGTTATgtaaaatatacagaaatatcctggatttttttcctattacacAAAATACTATATTATAAATGACTTTAAAACTTGAGCATGAAAACCAGTCAGTGCCTGTATATTTCTAGTTTTGATTTTGCTTGGATGAAATGTGTTTAAATATGTGTTGAAGAAAGGATAAGGTTCATAAATCCATACTGAAGAGTGGATTGGGTAATACTGAACAGCTTGAAACAAACCCCACACAGCTATTTCACTGATTTCTTAAATTAGCTGTATAACAAAGGGTGTTTTGGTATATTTCATTAATGGTAGGTAATttagaaaaaaggagaagagttCTCAGGTATGCCTTGTTACACTTGGTATGAGCTGTTATCTGTGAGCCTGTCCCTGTATTATGGAATGCAGGGTCATGTGCATCCCTGTATTCCCAGAGCACATCCCAAAGTGCTCTGCATCCTGCAGCCACCTCCATTTCTGTTCCTGCCATTTCCCTGGAAGGACAGGGAAAACCTCTGGGTTTCCAGGTCTAGAACATTCCAAGCCCCAAAGCAGCCGGGTCTGGGCGGTACCAGCTGGGAAGGTGCCGTAGTAGAAGGAGCCTGGGTTGTTCTTGGTCCACGGGAAGTCCTCGGCCACGCTCAGTGCCatcactgccaccagcacagcccagcacctcAGGGtgtccctcctcatcctcaccagctggccctgccagggaaAACACCACAGCTCTGTCAGGGGTGGCTGCTCCAAAAATTTGGGGGTCAAAAGGGAAAAGCTGGTTCTTTTTCTGCTGGATGGGAACTATAATGGAAGGCTGAAAGTTTGGGCTGAGTGGAAGCAGCAGTTAAACTTCTGCAGggtggggaaaatgagggaagaTTGATCCCCTCAATCAAAATTATAATTCTTAGAAGCCACGTATTTTCTCTAATGTTACTGATCTTTATTCTAAAGGTCTCTTTGTTGGTACCTATTTTGTTCTGAATTTCAAACTGTCCCACAAATATCAGTAAGTAAAATCCTCTAACTAtgacaaaaagaaacaattgtGCTGGTAGCATCTTCCCACCTGTCATGGCAATAATCCCTCTGGAAGTTGAAAAGGAAAACTAATACTTGCAATTATTGCAGTTTTAATTAATTGCAGCTTTTATCTTGATGTTGTCTTTTTTATCCAATCCCAGCATCAATTTTAAACTGTGACATCGAGTTAAATTATTAGAGAGACACATTTTAGCTGAGTTAAATAAAGTTTCAGAAGGGCTTTTTAGAAAAGCACTGTTTTCCCCAAATTGATACAGTCCCCAAAGGATGTTTTACTTTCCTCAGCATCTGTTGGTGAATCTGAAGATGGGGTTGGGCcatgaggaaaagcagaacaaataTTGCAAATCATCATGTTTTGCACTGGACTACCTGAGCTCTTTGCAGGTTGGCTCCTGAACAAAATGAACCCCCAAATATGGCAAAAAACAGAATGCAAAGGACTGACCCCCTTTGGGGAACATGTAATAAATGTACAGCCTCAGAGACCTCCTGTTCCTCTGTTTATTAATGATCATCCCCTAATTAACACAGGAACTGCACAGCTGGCTTGGGAAAATGGAACTACTTCAGCACTAAAGCCTTTAGTCCTGGATTAAAAATATCTCCACCCAGGCATTCCAAATGGGAGCATTTCAATTACAGAGTTAAAAAAAGCTTGTGGCAGACtacaaacattttaaatcagGTCCAAGTACTCTagaattccttttattttgaatataaaaGGTTGCAAATACATGTGATTTTAACTTAGACATTGGCAGTATCTCTCTGGTTTAGTCGGTAAATTTAAATTTAGCATTGCCCTTCATCTCCTCATTAGCACTGACCACCAGTCCCAGGAAaaggagccaggagagcaggaaaggTTTCAGGGGTCTGTGATGTTTCTGCAGCTGAGgcactgccccagggcagcagggctgtggggttttACTGAGTGCTGCTAGGAACTCATTAGGAGTGAGGCATAACAACAGAATcaatctatttttcacttttGACTTGATTATTCTTAGGAGTAgaattagaaataatttcagtaCCTCAAGAACAATAAAGCACTTCAGGATTTTACAGCACTCTGTATTGAATAAAACAATCTATGCACAACCTGCTGTGGAATATTCAATCAAACACTTTTCAAATTCATGTGTGCATTTTGGAACTCTTCATTGCTCTGGTTTTCTGGCATGTATCTCTACAAGCACAGTAGAAGAAACAGCTTTTCAAATAGTACAAAAGGTTTAATAAGTTTAGACTGTAGGGATGGTCCTGTAAAACCCTTTTCACCCCCTTGCTGTCTGGCAGCTGAGTTCCCTTCTGCCCTGGTTGCAGCTGGAGTTATTtccatttcccccatccctgccttaCCTGGTGTTCTTCACAACAGATGTGTCCTATCTGAGAGATTCCTCTGAACTGCCACAAACCTACCAGGGCATTCAGAATAAATTTACTTGCCCAGAATAATTGCATGGAATTAATCCAGGCTATCACAAAACCTCGGGAGAAACATCTAGTTGCAAACAGCATTTTGTTCACTTACAGTCACAACAAAAAAGAACAATCCTTTTGTATCCACAGCCAATGCTGCAGGACAAGCTTTAGCTTAACCACAGGAATCTGTTAGCAATGAGGATTTTCCTTTGTAAGCAAAATGAGCTTTGCACTTATCTACACATTCATACAGGACTGCCTCTTGAACAGGGGCTTTGTAGATATTTTTCATCAGGAATCACAGTGATGGGCCAAGGATGGGTTCAAACTGAAAAGGGAAATTTAGGTGAGATATATGGAAGAAATGTTTTACTGGGAGgatggggaggccctggcacagaagctgtggctgcccctggatccttggaatgtcccaggccaggctggacagggcttggagcagcctgggatagtggaaggtgtccctgccatggcaggggtgggatcaggtaatctttaatgtcccttcaaGCTCAGagcattctgggattctgaaTTCTATGAGTTTCTCTTGGTGCAAATGTCTGTGTCCTGGATGGTGTTTGGCAGGGGAACTAAGTGACAGATTTGGGGAGGccaagggttttgtttttacatGGCATCATTTAAAATCAGATAATTAAGATGCAGGCTTGAAAAATCAcatgctttctcttttctttctaaaggaATTCCTTCTGGTGGTGTCTTTGTGGAAAAAGCTCTCCAGTCTGGATGTTCAGCTCAAGCTAAAATTCATTTCTTTTACTTCTGGAGTTACCTGCAGTCCCTCTCACACATCATGTCCATTGAAAAGGCACAAAACCAGGTAACCAGTGCTGGGCTGAAAATGTGATTTCAGCCATCTCTGCTCACCTGGCCCTCAGGTGAGAAAACCTCTCTGTGCtgagggagaggggcagagccTGAGCCCGGGCAGAGGGAGGCTCTGGGCACCGAGCACAGCAAAGGTGTGGGAGCTTTTCCCACAGCCACCCTGAGGAAAGGGatctctgggcagggcagcaggagcagctgagctccttTTGAGGCTGGGGgatttcctcctccctgctgtgcaccccggagctgctggatgctctggGTACTCCTGCCTGGAACCTGCTCTCCTGTGCTTTTGCAGCTGTTCAGTTTGTAAACCAACTCCTGTTTGTTCCTTCGCTTAcccagttttgtctttttttgcctttttttttgttgttgttgttgtttttcctgagcagtgctggtgccCTCGCGTGGCCAATTTCATAGTTGAGAATGTTGCCTGGTAGAGTAAAATAAATATCAACATTGCAGTTCTTACAGAGCCTCTCAGAAGtaaaaaatgcactgaaatgaGAGCAGGAATATCACCAGGAGCTCCTTGTTCATCCCTGCAGGTCTCTCTGTCCACttgcctgccctcctgctcctcaggaggAACCATTTTCAGGGACAGAGGTGATGATCCTTGAAaatccagcagcttctgcacACAAAGGGCACTGCAgtttgcacagctcctgctgcaggggacGTGGCTGCTGAAGGCacatttttatcactttttttgGCATTTGGCACATTTTATCTCCTGCAGAACCAGGCAGGGCAGTGAACCAGAGTCACCACAGCGCTGAACGATGCCAGAGGTGATTGAGGGTGGGCATTACTCATTCCTTGTTAAATCATAATTGCACCTAAAAACACCTCAAGAACAAAGGCTTTGGCATGCCGGGAGAGGCTGGGACTGttcagagagctggcaggggaGCAGGCTGACAGCTCACCCCTCTCTCCATGTGAGGAGCTGCATGGATCTCACCCAGGGAGCTTGGATCaggccagggctgagctcagaGCCCCGCTCTGGCTGCCTGGTGCCATATTcatcagccaggctgctgctttaGGGCAGCACTGAAGTCACTTGGTGAATTGTCACTGACTCTGTGGTGAGGAGGAGCCAGCCCTTGGTGTGCatgaaaacacaattctttCCAACTGCATTTAACATGGGCTGCCAGGAACATGACACTGCTCCACTCTAAGTTGTGTTTACATAGGTTTTCTTCTCTTAACATAATCTTTTCCTGTGATGTTGTGTCCCAGTTTCCTGcataaaaccccaaattaaaaaaaaaaaaaagatcatatTTACATTGTGACAGCTTGgtcattttttcctcttggaaaaGTTTTATTAGCAGCAGTTTTTGAACCATGCCAGAAACACATCAAGGCTATAAAATCTTTTATTGTGTTTTATTGgtaaaaagaatgttttttaaaaaatctactTGTTGGAGTCCGTCCAAAATTGGCCAGTGAAGTAAAATGCATAAAGTAACCTGGAAAGCAGCTTCTGCAATGGGCTCACTCCGTGGGTGTGAATTCAGGGACTGACTCTGAGAGTGCTTCACTTGTCTCCAGCCTGGAGTGGATCTTCATCCATAAATGCTGCAGATATTTGTGGTTCTCTTGCTGCAGGATTCAGTGTGAGCACATCACAAAAcctttggcacagagcccaCTGTGCTTATCCTCCCACCTTATTTTCTATCTGTGCCACTTTGTGTTGCAAAAACTCTTATCTCCAGCTAGACACCAGGCATGGAGCCACCCTAAGAGCAAACCCCTAAACCTGCTATTTATTGGATTTCTGCTTTTAGCCCCTGTGTTTTGATGAAAAAGGAGAAGCTGTCTTTCCTAattccctggcagctgctcagaCAATGAGACCACATCACCCTCACACAATTCTGACCTATCTCCTCAGCTTCCTGATTCTTCATTCTTCTGAGCTACACTCCCTTTCCAACCTTGAATAGgccttttctgtctctgagagaaaaatcctttcttattATACAGCCACCAGAAAACCATGTAATTTTTCCAGTGTGTGGTCTGCTGCAACTACACTGAGATATTGGAGTTTtttccaaatcaaaacaaaacccacttACAATTGTTCTTGGAACAAGAACACTTGTATAACTGTGcttgtatttttctgtgttacaAAATGACTTTTCTTGCATTATATTTGCTGCTTTTGGAAACTTTTTGTCCAAAGCTCAACTGGGTTTATgacctggttttgtttttcagagaaaaacattgGAATTATGGAAGAATATTGGAAGGAAGAGAAGCAAGGATGGTTTGCTTTACTGTGGGGAGCACCACTCTGGTATCCTGGGAAATCTGTGGGCAGCTTCTGGAGACAGTCTCCATTGCAAGAAAACCTCCAGAGTCTGGGAGATCTTGTGTTTGAACTGGGATTCCTGAGAAAAGATGGAGAGGAGTGACTCTGAAACTTACACTAAATTTCCTTAGCAGCTCCTGCACTATTATGAGAGACACTGCTCTCATATTTTATGCCCACTGAGCTCACTGAGGAGCTGCCATCACTAGCCACTGGCTTTATTTGggtcattattttaaaaaattaaactcttTGAGAACCTGCCACCTCTGTTTTGCAAAGAAAGGTTGTAAAGCTTAACAAGGACAGGATAAATCTGCAGAATCTATTCTGGTTGTACTAAAACCTCCAATTTTAAAGGTGTCATTTTCAAACCAGCTCctgtatatttttaatgtttcttggTGTGTGCAGAGAGATGCAGACACTTCCTCCTTTTGTGGAACTCCCAGATGGCCAAAACTCCTGAGTCTTGGCACTGATGCAGTCAAAGGTGCACACTGGATTTGGAATGGCCAGGCTCAGTGGTTGGTTAAAAACCCCAGCCATGAAATATAATAAATGACAGATGTTACAGATACTCCTGGGTGCAATGAGGAAGGTCACAGAAATTTGCTtctaaaaatcaattttaatttctcttttcctgctgaCAGCTTGGTGCTAAGGGTGGGCCTCCATTTGATGTGAGCCCtgcaagctgctgcaggctACCAGTGATTGGAATTTACTTGGATTAGTCTAATTGCTGCCTCTGCCATCATCTGTTTGCAATCACAAAGAGGAAGCTTCTGAAGCTTGGGAAtgagagaaaatgaagtgtCCTGACAACCACAAAACAGCAAGAAAGCTTTTGGAGGTTTTCCCATCACTGTTTGTGAGTaggaacaaaaagaaacagttatattttctttccatgtccATCTTTACCCTGCACCCGTGACATAAATGCATCCAGCACCAAAGAATAGTGGTAATTAGGGAAGGTCCCCAAGCACTGTCAGTTGATAATGAGTAAGAGTTCATGAATTGTTTTGGAAGGGGTTGAATTAGTTCATTATTGAATTAGTTGAATTAGGTCATTACTAAAAACATACAGTTGTTCTTTCTACGGATATTCAGCTTAGATTATGAAATACCCACATTCAGGGctttaaattcagttttaaaacacattttatctGTGGTTTTGCCCCAGAAGGGCCCTTTCTCATGCACCAGACAGGCACAAATTGTCAGGGAGTGGACAGATAAAACACTTGAATAACTGAAGACATCCAGACTAATTTTGcttctgcccagggctggaggttgaggctggagaggagagtttggagcctgggg
The sequence above is a segment of the Molothrus aeneus isolate 106 chromosome 13, BPBGC_Maene_1.0, whole genome shotgun sequence genome. Coding sequences within it:
- the LCTL gene encoding lactase-like protein, giving the protein MRRDTLRCWAVLVAVMALSVAEDFPWTKNNPGSFYYGTFPAGFLWGVGSSAYQTEGAWDQDGKGPSIWDAFTHSRGKVLRNETGDSACDGYYRVKDDIQLLKELKVNHYLLSISWPRIMPTGIKAEQLNEKGIQFYNDTINSLLENNITPIVSLYHWDLPQVLQEKYGGWQNISMINYFNDYANLCFEKFGDRVKHWITFSNPWAVAEKGYETGEHAPGLKLGACGAYKAAHHIIKTHAKVWHSYNSTWRREQRGMVGISLTSGWGEPVDPHSQTDRDAAERYIQFHLGWFANPIYRGDYPEVMKNYVGKKSAQQGLGTSRLPTFSVQEKTYIKGTSDFLGIGHFTTRYVLQKTFPFLQVSSYHTDPDLAELVDPNWPAPGPKWLYSVPWGFRRLLNFIKTQYGNPLIYVTENGVSETVQCSQLCDEWRIQYLKGYINEILKALNDGVNVKGYTAWSLLDKFEWNKGFSERFGLYHIDFKNKNKPRYPKASVDYYKKIISANGFPNPREVENWHRKAMDSCSATHQHLAADSLITHMEMVTEIVLPTVFTLCILISIVLLIFYLRNHS